In Candidatus Hydrogenedentota bacterium, a single window of DNA contains:
- a CDS encoding uroporphyrinogen decarboxylase produces MTDKQWETLLAVLEGRGPETPPAGFIIDSPWLPGWAGMSLLDYYTSETRWLEANLRAVRQWPEVLFLPGFWSEFGMCTEPSAFGAKCLWHENEFPFAAKVFDSVDDAARMERPDPRRDGLAPFVLKRLEHCLPAIEAAGHAVRFAVARGPLNIAGFLLGNTEFLMGMKMQPDETHALLDTITEFLEDWLKAQAAAFPTIDGVLVLDDLVGFCGEEDFLAFAKPRLARLFGAVDARVRMFHNDAAGLVCAPHLAATGVNLFNFSHEHPMAEMRRLAGEGVTLLGNIPPRDVLAQGSPEEVAASVRALREELGGDTRRVLISCGGGMPPGVSTENIGAFLGAV; encoded by the coding sequence ATGACGGACAAGCAATGGGAAACGCTGCTGGCGGTGCTGGAGGGGCGCGGGCCGGAGACGCCGCCCGCCGGGTTCATCATTGACAGCCCGTGGCTGCCGGGCTGGGCGGGGATGTCGCTGCTGGACTATTACACGAGCGAGACCCGGTGGCTGGAGGCGAACCTGCGGGCGGTGCGGCAGTGGCCGGAGGTGCTCTTCCTGCCGGGGTTCTGGTCGGAGTTCGGGATGTGCACAGAGCCGTCGGCCTTCGGGGCGAAGTGCCTGTGGCACGAGAATGAGTTTCCCTTCGCCGCGAAGGTCTTTGACAGTGTTGACGACGCGGCGCGGATGGAGAGGCCGGACCCGCGCCGGGACGGGCTGGCGCCTTTTGTGTTGAAGCGGCTGGAGCACTGCCTCCCGGCTATCGAGGCGGCGGGCCATGCGGTGCGCTTCGCCGTGGCGCGGGGTCCGCTGAACATTGCGGGGTTTCTTCTTGGGAACACGGAGTTCCTGATGGGCATGAAAATGCAGCCGGACGAGACGCACGCGCTGCTGGACACGATCACGGAGTTTCTGGAGGACTGGCTGAAGGCGCAGGCGGCGGCCTTCCCGACGATTGACGGTGTGCTGGTGCTGGACGACCTGGTGGGGTTCTGCGGGGAGGAGGACTTTCTGGCGTTCGCCAAGCCGCGGCTGGCGCGGCTGTTCGGGGCGGTGGACGCGCGGGTCCGGATGTTCCACAACGACGCGGCGGGGCTGGTGTGCGCGCCGCATCTGGCGGCGACGGGGGTCAACCTGTTCAATTTCAGCCATGAGCACCCGATGGCGGAGATGCGGCGGCTTGCGGGGGAGGGTGTGACCCTGCTGGGGAACATCCCGCCGAGGGACGTGCTGGCGCAGGGAAGCCCGGAGGAGGTGGCGGCCAGCGTGCGGGCGCTGCGGGAGGAACTGGGAGGGGACACGCGGCGCGTGCTGATCTCCTGCGGCGGCGGCATGCCGCCGGGGGTGAGCACGGAGAACATCGGGGCGTTTCTCGGGGCGGTGTGA